The genomic DNA ATCCTGCCGAGCCACGCGAATCTTTCGGTGGCGGGCAACCAGGTGAATCTGCAAGGCAGCTTCGGTGCGGCTGGCGACCGGCTGCGCTTTGGCATCGACGCCCCGCAGCTCGATCGGCTCGGCTTCGGTCTCGCCGGCGCGGTCGAAGCCGACGGCGACGTCACCGGCTCGTTCGCGCATCCGAACGTCACGCTGAACTACAAGGCGGACAGCGTCGTGTTCGCGAGTAACCGCATCGGTCACGCGCAAGGCCATGCCGAGTTGCGCGACGGCGCGAACGGCGCGCTCGCGTTCACGACCGACGCGCGAGATGTCAGCGCGGGCGGCGTCGATCTGAGCACGCTGAGCGCCCGCCTGTCCGGCACGCGCGCGCACCATACGCTCGAAGCCGCCGCGACCGGCAAGCTGCAGGACCGTCCGCTGGATCTGACGCTCGCCGCCAACGGCAAGCTGACCGACACGCGCGACGGCACGCGCTGGGACGGCACCGTCACGCGTCTGCAGAATCGCGGCACGCCGGCGCTCAATCTTGAATCGCCGCTCGCGCTCAGCGCCGGGCCAGGGCACCTGACGCTCGGCGCGACGCGCCTGACGATCGAAGGCTCGGTGCTGACCCTGAAGTCGTTCGCGTTCGATCGCGGCCGCATCCAGTCGGCCGGCAGCCTCACCGACGTGTCGCTCGCGCACTTGCAGGAGCTGCGACGACAGATCACTGGCGAGTCGCCTGTCGTGCGCACCGACCTCGTATTCGACGGCGACTGGGACTTTTCGCTCGGCGCGACGGCGAGCGGCCATATCGAGCTGCGGCGGCGCAGCGGCGACGTGACGGTCGAGATCGGCCGCGGGCTCGCGTCGATGGGGATCGGCGCCATCCGCGCGCGCGCCGAATTCTCCGGCGGCAACCGGCTCGACGCGACCGTGCACGCGCAGGCGAGCCGCGTCGGCGTGATCGATGCCGATGCGCACACGCTGCTCGTGATGCGCGACGGCATGCTGAGCGTCGATCCGCAAAGCGCGCTGTCGGGCAACGTGAACGCGAACGTGCCGTCGCTGCGCACGACGGGCGGCCTGCTCGGCCCGAGCTATCTGCTCGACGGGCATCTTGCGCTGAAGCTCGCGCTCGGCGGCACGGTCGCGAAGCCGAACGTGACCGGCTCGCTGACCGGCGATGATCTGTCCGCTACGGTCGTGAGCCAGGGCGTGCAACTGAAGGACGGCGTCGTGCGCATCGCGCTGTCGCAGAATATGGTGGACCTCCAGCAGGTCGAGTTCCACGGGGCGAGCGGCACGCTGCGCGCGACCGGCCGCGTGCGCCTCGACAGTTCGGAGCCCGATCTGACCGCGAGCATCGTCGCGGACAAGCTCGATGTGTTCGCGTCGCCGGACCGCCATCTGTCGCTGTCGGGCAGCGCCAACATCACGAACGGCGGCGTGGAGCGCGGCCCTGAGATCAACGGCAGGTTCGTGGTCGACAGCGCGCTGTTCGATATGCCCGAGCAGGCGGCGCCGAGTCTCGGCGACGACGTCGTGATCATCCGCCCGGACGGCACCCGCTCGGGCGGCCGACCGCGGCCGACTGAAGGCGAACAGCGGCCAGCGAGCCCGTTCGCGCCGCGCGCCAACATCGAGATCGACCTCGGCAACAACTTCCGCTTCCGCGGGCAGGGCGCCGATCTCGGTCTCGCTGGCACGATCACCGCGACGAGCGCGCCGAACACACCGCTGCGCGCGGTCGGCAACGTGCGCGTCACGCCGGGTTCGACCTACACCGCGTTCGGCCGCAAGCTCGCGATCGAGAATGGTTTCTTCACGTTCAACGGTCCGGTCACGAATCCGGGCATCAACATTCTCGCGATGCGCCGCAACCAGCAGATCGAGGCGGGCGTGCAGGTGACGGGCACGCTGCAGGCGCCGGTCGCGCGGCTCGTGTCGGAACCGAGCGCGCCGGACAACGAAAAGCTGTCCTGGCTGCTGTTCGGTCACGGCACCGACCAGGGCAATAACCTCGGCCAGCAGAGCACGATGACGACGGCCCTCGCGCTGCTCGGCAGCGCGACGGGCAAGCGGATCGCGCAGACCGTCGGGCTCGACGAGTTTTCGATCGGCCGCAGCGACGTCGGCCTGACCGATCCGCAAGTCGTGATGGTGTCGAAGGCGATCAACGAGTGGCTCGTGATCGGCTACGAGCAGGGGCTGCAATCGGCGAGCAACGCGATCAAGGCGACGATCAATCTGTCACGGTACTGGTCGCTGGTCGTGTATGGCGGCACGTTCTATGGTGCGGACGTGCTCTACACGCGGCGCTTCGATCGGATCGCGTGGTGATGCAGACGGCGTAAAAAAAACGGCACGCTTCGGGAAGCGTGCCGTTTTCTCATGCCTGTTTGCGGCGAGGTGGGGCGAGTCGGCCGCCAGCGCCGCGCGTCACTTCACGCGCATGCCGGGCTTCGCGCCGCTATGTGGCTCGAGCACGTAGAGGCCCGGTTCGGCCTTCTCGTCCGCCGCCGACGCGGCCAGCACCATCCCCTCGGACATGCCGAACTTCATCTTGCGCGGTGCGAGGTTCGCCACCATCACGGTGAGCTTGCCGATCAGCTGCTCCGGCTGATACGCGGACTTGATGCCCGAGAACACATTGCGGGTGGTCTCTTCGCCGACGTCGAGCGTCAGTTGCAGCAGCTTGTCCGAGCCTTCCACCGCCTTGCAGTCGACGATCTTCGCGATGCGCAGATCGACCTTTGCGAAGTCGTCGATCGAGATGATGCCGGACGTGTCATCCTTTTCCGCCGCGGCGGCCGCTTTTGCGTGGGCCTTTGCGGTTGCCTTCGCGGCACCTTTCGCGTCCGCCGCGGCGGCTTCCGGCGTGGCCTGCAGCGAGTCGCGATTGGCCGCGAGCAGCGCTTCGATCTGCTTCGGATCGACGCGCGTCATCAGATGCTTGTACGCGTTGATCGGGCGCGCCGAGCTGAGGGGCACGGTGGCGTCGGCCCACACGAGCGGCTCGATGCCGAGGAAAGCCTCGACCGCTTCGGCGAGCTTCGGCAGCACCGGCTTCAGTGCGAGCGACAGCAGACGGAACGCCTCGATGCTGACGCTGCAGGTCTCGTGCAGCGCGACCGCGTTGGCGGGGTCTTTCGCCTGATCCCACGGCTTCGCGCTATCGACGTAGGCGTTGACCGAGTCGGCGAGCTCCATGGTCTGACGCAGCGCGCGGCTGTACTCGCGCGCCTCGTAGTGCGCGGCGATCTGGGGAATAGCGGCGCGCAGCGTGCCGAGCAGCGGATGATGCATCGCGCTGTCCTGCACGCGGCCGTCGAAGCGCTTGATCAGGAAGCCGGCCGCGCGGCTCGCGATGTTCACGTACTTGCCGACCAGATCGCTGTTCACGCGCGCCTGGAAGTCGTCGAGGTTCAGGTCGAGGTCTTCCATCGTGCTGTTCAGCTTGGCGGCGAAGTAGTAGCGCAGCCATTCCGGGTTCAGGCCGGTGTCGATCACGCTTTGCGCGGTGATGAAGGTGCCGCGCGACTTCGACATCTTCGCGCCGTCGACGGTCAGGAAGCCGTGCGCGAAAACGTTGGTCGGCGTGCGATGGCCCGAGAACTCGAGCATCGCGGGCCAGAACAGCGTGTGGAAATACAGGATGTCCTTGCCGATGAAGTGGTACTGCTCGGTGGTCGAACCCTTGCGGACCCACGCGTCGAAGTCGAGGCCGCGCTTTTCGGCGAGGTTTTTGAAGCTCGCGTAATAGCCGACCGGCGCGTCGAGCCACACGTAGAAATACTTGCCGGGCGCCCCAGGAATCTCGAAACCGAAGTACGGCGCGTCGCGCGAGATGTCCCAGTCGGCGAGCCTGGCTTCGCCGGCGTCGCCGAGCCACTCGCGCATCTTGTTGGTCGCTTCGGGCTGCGCGAGGCCGCCGACCCAGGCGCGCAGGAAGTTCTCGCAACGCGGATCGGACAGGCGGAAGAAGTAGTGCGTCGAAGTCTTGCGAATCGGGGTTGCTCCCGAGACGACCGAGTACGGATTGACGAGTTCGGTGGGCAGGTAGGTCGAGCCGCAGACTTCGCAGCTGTCGCCGTATTGATCTTTCGCGCCACATTTCGGGCATTCGCCCTTGATGAAGCGGTCCGGCAGGAACATTTCCTTGACCGGGTCATACGCCTGTTCGATCTCGCGCGCGTCGATCAGCCCCGCCTCCTTCAACGCGAGGTAGACGTTTTCGCTGAGCACTCGGTTTTCGTCGGAATCGGTCGAGTAGTAGTTGTCGAACGAAATGCCGAAGCTGTCGAAGTCGCGCTTGTGTTCCAGCCACACGCGATCGATCAGCTGTTTCGGCGTCAGGCCTTCTTTTTCCGCGCGCAGCATGACCGGCGTGCCGTGCGTGTCGTCGGCGCCGACGTAGTAGACCTCGTGGCCGTGCATTCGCAGCGCCCGGACCCAGATGTCCGTCTGGATATATTCGACCAGATGGCCGATATGAATCTGCCCGTTCGCATACGGAAGGGCCGACGTGACGAGAATCTGGCGGCGGCCGGACGGCGCGCCTGCTGGGAGATCGGTGGCGGGTGCTGACATAAGGATCGGGGGTGCCTGCGGTGGGACGAAACGATGATTTTAGCAGGGCGTACGCCTCACGCGGGCCGGGCGTGGCGGGCTGGACGGGCGGCGGGGAGGCTGCGGTGGCGAACCGCGACGCTGCCCGAAGCGGCGTGCAAAACCGTGCGGGCAAAAAAAAACCGGGGTCGATAAACCCCGGAGCAACAACGACAAGAGGAGAATGGTGACGTGACGGCTTCGCCAGCCACGTACCGTAAAGAGAGACCACGGATTTTCCGCGGAGTTCGAAATTTTTTTCGTTCCGTCGGCAAACCGATCCGACGGCCTGTTCCGGACGCCGGCCTGGCGTTTGCGGCTGAATAGGCCGGCGGCGCCTTCTGCTCGGGACTTGCCCTTATTGCGTCGCGTGCTGGGCGGTGGCGCGCAGGTAGATTTCGACGCGGCGGTTCGCCGCACGGCCGGCTTCGGTGTTGTTGTCGGCGATCGGCTGGTTCGGGCCCATGCCGGTGGCCGACAGGCGCTGCGGCGCGATGCCGCGTTGCGTCAGATAGCCGGTCACGCTTTCCGCGCGGTTGACCGACAGCGTCTGGTTGTATTGCAGCGAGCCGGTGCTGTCCGTGTGCCCTACGACGGAAACGACGACCTCCGGATTCTGCTGCAACGTTTGCGCGAGCTGGTCGAGCACCGGTGCGAACGACGGCTTGATCGCGTAGCTGCTGGTGTCGAACGTGACCGAGCTTGGGATGTTCATCTTGAGCGAGCCGTCCGGCTGCTCGGTGATCTGCGTGCCGGTGCCCTTGGTCGCGCCCGACATGCGGTTGCGAATATTGTCCCAGTTATAGCCGGTGACACCGCCGACCACCGCGCCGGTGGCCGCGCCGATCGCCGCGCCCTTGCCGCCGCCGAAGATCGCGCCGATTGCCGCGCCGGTGCCGGCGCCCACGCCGGTACCGACTGCCGTATTGGTGCCCTGTTGGGTTGCGCAACCCGCCACCAGCGAGCCGGCAACGGTGAATACGGCGATGCGAGTCATGATTTTTGCATTCATCTTCGTTTCCTTTCTAGTCCGAATAAATCAGCGGGTAGCGATCAGTCTATGCAGCGAACGTGACGACAATGCAGCGACCACCCAGAATGCTCGGTGAGCACTCCTGCGCCTTGCTCCGCGCGGTCCTACAGCGAAGAAGGGTCTTCGGGCACCGTCTGCCGTCAGACACTACAATAACGCCTGAAACACCTAGGTATGCGACCCTACGGCTTCCCGCGTGCCCCGAAGGGTGCCCGGCACGTCCGATTTGCGCAATCCTGCATAACAATTTCTTGCAATTCCGCCGCGTGGCCGATCCGTCCATCTCGCCGCGCCGCACCTCTTCCCCACGGAGTATCAATGAGTATCGATCGGGCATTGGTCGACACCGCCATCGCGGTCGTCGCTGACCCCAACACCGGCGCACCGTACGCGGCCGCGAAGAACATCCGCAACGTGGTTGTGGAGGGCGACGCGGTCAGCCTTCAGGTGACGCTCGGCTACCCGGCGAAAAGCCAGTTCGACGCGATTCGCCAGCAGTTCACCGACGCGCTGCGCCAGGTGCCCGGTGTCGCGAACGTGCGTGTCGAGGTTTCGCAGCAGATCGCCGCCCACACCGTGCAGCGCGGCGTGAAGTTGCTGCCCGGCGTGAAGAACATCGTCGCGGTTGCCTCGGGCAAGGGCGGCGTCGGCAAGAGCACAACCGCGGTGAATCTCGCGCTGGCGCTGGCGAGCGAGGGCGCGTCGGTCGGCATTCTCGACGCCGACATCTACGGCCCGTCGTTGCCGACCATGCTCGGCATCGAGGGCCGGCCCGAATCGCCCGACGAGAAATCGATGAACCCGATGACCGGCCACGGCGTGCAGGCCAACTCGATCGGCTTCCTGATCGAGGCAGACAACCCGATGGTGTGGCGCGGCCCGATGGCGACCTCGGCGCTCGAGCAGCTGCTGCGCCAGACCAATTGGCACGAGCTCGACTACCTGATCGTCGACATGCCGCCCGGCACGGGCGACATCCAGCTGACGCTCGCCCAGCGCGTGCCGGTCACGGGCGCGGTGATCGTCACGACGCCGCAGGACATCGCGCTGCTCGACGCGAAGAAGGGCCTCAAGATGTTCGAGAAGGTCGGCATTCCGATCCTCGGCATCGTCGAGAACATGGGCCTGCACATCTGCTCGAATTGCGGCCACGAGGAGCACATCTTCGGCGCCGGCGGCGGCGAGCGGATGGGCAAGGAATATGGCGTCGACGTGCTGGGCAGCCTGCCGCTCGACATCACGATTCGTGAACAGGCCGATTCGGGCAACCCGACGGTCGTTGCGGACCCGAACGGGCGCATCGCGGAGATCTATCGCACGATCGCGCGCAAGATCGCGGTGCATATCGCCGAGCGGGCGCGCGACATGAGCTCGAAGTTTCCGAACATCGTCGTGCAGAACACCTGAGCGGCCGTTCTGGCAAGGGATTAGACGCGATCTCAGCCCCTATTTTCACGTGCTCTCGGGGTATCATGTCGACTTCAAGAGTCCGGCCTGGCGGCCGCAGGGGCGGCCGCCAGGCCGGCAAGAGGATCGCATGGGAAAACGAATCGACGGGCACGTGGTGCATGCGTTCATCGTCCTAACTGCCGGCTGTGTGCTGTTGAGCGGCTGTGGCATATTCCTGAGACCACAGGAAAAGCGCGCAGACGCGCAATTGCTGCCCACTGTGGGCAATCAGGTGCACGGCCTCGTGACCTTTATCGAGCGCTCGGACGGCGTGCAGGTCACCTACAATCTCACGGGCTTGCCGCCTAATAGCGATCACGCGCTGCAGGTGCACGAGCGCGGCGACTGCAATGCCGCCGACGGCTCCAGCGCCGGTCCGGTGTTTTCGCCGGCTGCAGAGCGGCTCAAGGCAGGCGCGCGCGTCGAGGGCGATCTCGGCAACATCCATGCGGACGCGAACGGCGTGGCCACCGGCTTCATCGTCGCGCCGGACGTGTCGCTCGACGGCATCCGCTCGGTGTTGCAGCGCGCGGTGCTGCTGCACCGCGACGCGACCGACCCGTACGCGTACCCGCAGCATGGCGCGGGCACGGCGATCGCCTGCGGCGTGATTCGCCAGCAGTGAGCGGCGAGCGCGCTTCGGCCGCGAGGCCACCGCTGCGTGGCACCCCGCGCCACGGCGTCGCGCCAGTCGGCGGACACCCCTCGCCGGGCGCGCTCCGCGCCATTGGCGGCAGCATTTCCGTGATCGCGTAAAATAAGCGGCCTTCGCCGGCTGGGCGCCGGGCGCCGGCGCGCCGACCGGCCGTTTTCATCTATCTTTCGTCACACCTGATATTCACGTCGAGCAGCGTTCACCTATGACCATCAAATCTGACAAGTGGATCCGGCGCATGGCCGAGTCGCACAAGATGATCGAGCCGTTTGCGCCCGATCAGGTTCGCGTCTCCGAAGACGGCCGGAAGATTGTCAGCTTCGGAACGTCGAGCTACGGCTACGACATCCGCTGCGCCGACGAATTCAAGATCTTCACCAACATCAACTCGACGATCGTCGATCCGAAGAACTTCGACGAGAAGTCGTTTGTCGATTTCAAGGGCGACGTCTGCATCATTCCGCCGAACTCATTCGCGCTTGCGCGCACGGTCGAATACTTTCGCATTCCGCGCAGCGTGCTGACCGTGTGTCTCGGTAAATCGACGTACGCGCGCTGCGGGATCATCGTCAACGTGACGCCGTTCGAGCCGGAATGGGAAGGCCACGTCACGCTCGAGTTCTCGAATACGACACCTTTGCCTGCGAAAATTTACGCGAACGAAGGCGTCGCCCAGGTGCTGTTTTTCGAAAGCGACGAGATCTGTGAAACGTCGTACGCGGATCGCGGCGGCAAATATCAAGGTCAGCACGGCGTCACGTTGCCGAAAACGTGACGTCGGCAGCGTCTTGACCCACCAGTTATTCGGGTGACCGCTGCGATTTTTACGTAACGCAGCGGTCGTTTTCTTTTTGGAGAATCGCCCATGAAGTTCCGTTTTCCCGTCGTCATCATCGACGAAGATTTCCGCTCCGAGAACATCTCGGGTTCCGGCATCCGGGCTTTAGCCGAAGCCATCGAGAAAGAAGGCGCGGAAGTGCTCGGGTTGACGAGCTACGGCGATCTGACGTCGTTCGCTCAGCAGTCGAGCCGCGCGTCGTGCTTCATCCTCTCGATTGACGACGACGAGCTGCTGCCGTACGTCGAAAACGTGGTCGTCGAAGGCGAGACGCCCGAACTCGCCGCCGCGATCGTCGCGCTGCGCGCGTTCGTGACCGAAGTGCGCCGCCGCAACGCCGATATTCCGATCTTCCTGTACGGCGAGACGCGCACCTCGCGCCATCTGCCCAACGACATCCTGCGCGAGCTGCACGGCTTCATCCACATGTTCGAGGACACGCCGGAGTTCGTCGCACGCCATATCATCCGCGAGGCGAAGGTGTATCTCGACTCGCTGGCGCCGCCGTTCTTCAAGGAGCTCGTGCAGTACGCGGAAGAGGGTTCGTACTCGTGGCACTGCCCGGGTCACTCCGGCGGCGTCGCGTTCCTGAAGAGCCCGCTCGGCCAGATGTTCCACCAGTTCTTCGGCGAGAACATGCTGCGCGCCGACGTTTGCAACGCGGTCGACGAACTCGGCCAGCTGCTCGACCACACGGGTCCGGTTGCGGCCTCGGAGCGCAACGCCGCGCGCATCTTCAGCGCCGACCACGTGTTCTTCGTGACCAACGGCACCTCGACGTCGAACAAGATCGTCTGGCACGGCACGGTCGCGCCCGGCGACATCGTGCTGGTCGACCGCAACTGCCACAAGTCGATCCTGCACGCGATCACGATGACCGGCGCGATTCCCGTGTTCCTGACGCCGACTCGCAACAACTTCGGCATCATCGGCCCGATTCCGCGCAGCGAGTTCGAGCCGGAAAACATCCGCAAGAAGATCGAGGCGAACCCGTTCGCCCGCGAAGCGCTCGCGAAGAACCCGAGCCTGAAGCCGCGCATTCTGACGATCACGCAAAGCACGTACGACGGCGTCATCTACAACGTCGAGATGATCAAGGAGATGTTGGGCGAGTGGCTCGACACGCTGCACTTCGACGAAGCGTGGCTGCCGCATGCCGAATTCCACGAGTTCTATCAGGACATGCACGCGATCGGCGCGGGCCGTCCGCGCATCGGCGCGATGGTGTACGCGACGCACTCCACGCATAAGCTGCTCGCCGGCATCTCGCAGGCGTCGCAGATCGTTGTGCAGGATTCGAAGAACAGCCGCTTCGACAAGCACCGCTTCAACGAGGCGTATCTGATGCATACGTCGACGAGCCCGCAGTACGCGATCATCGCGTCGTGCGACGTGGCCGCGGCGATGATGGAAGCGCCGGGCGGCACCGCGCTCGTCGAGGAGTCGATCGCTGAAGCACTCGACTTCCGCCGCGCGATGACCAAGGTCGACACCGAATATGGCGACGACTGGTTCTTCAAGGTGTGGGGCCCCGACCAGTTCGCCGAGGAAGGCATCGGCTCGCGCGAGGACTGGATGCTGCGTCCTGACGACGCATGGCACGGCTTCGGCCCGCTCGCCGAAGGCTTCAACATGCTCGACCCGATCAAGGCGACGATCGTCACGCCGGGTCTCGACATGGATGGCGGCTTCGGCGAAACCGGCATTCCGGCCGCGATCGTCACGAAGTACCTGGCCGAGCACGGCATCATCGTCGAGAAGACGGGGCTGTACTCGTTCTTCATCATGTTCACGATCGGCATCACGAAGGGCCGCTGGAACTCGATGGTGACCGAGCTGCAGCAGTTCAAGGACGACTACGACAACAACCAGCCGCTGTGGCGCGTGCTGCCCGAGTTCGTTCAGCATCATCCGATGTACGAGCGGGTCGGTTTGCGCGATCTGTGCCAGCAGATCCACAGCGTATATCGTGCGAACGACATCGCGCGTCTGACGACCGAGATGTACCTGTCGAGCATGGAGCCGGCGATGAAGCCGTCCGACGCGTTTGCGAAGCTCGCGCATCGCGAGATCGACCGGGTACCGATCGACGAGCTCGAAGGCCGCGTCACGTCGATCCTGTTGACGCCGTATCCGCCGGGTATTCCGCTGCTGATTCCGGGCGAGCGTTTCAACAAGACCATCGTCAACTATCTGCGGTTCGCGCGCGAGTTCAACGAGCGTTTCCCGGGCTTCCATACGGACATCCACGGGCTCGTCGGCGAAATGGTCAACGGACGCATCGAATACTTCGTCGATTGCGTGCGTATTTGACGATGCTGCGGGTGAAGTTTCTGCCGGGCTTGCACGCTATCGGGCGTTGGCGGCGCGGCGCCGGCGTGCTGGTCTTCGCGCTGGCGGCCGGCACCGTGGTGCTCGGCGGCGCCGTGAGTCCGGCGGCGCATGCCGAGGTGGCCGCCGCCGATCCGATCGACGCGTCGATGCGCGCCTGTCTCGCGCGCGCCGACATGTCGACGACGACGGGGCAGGTGCAGTGCAT from Paraburkholderia sp. HP33-1 includes the following:
- the apbC gene encoding iron-sulfur cluster carrier protein ApbC gives rise to the protein MSIDRALVDTAIAVVADPNTGAPYAAAKNIRNVVVEGDAVSLQVTLGYPAKSQFDAIRQQFTDALRQVPGVANVRVEVSQQIAAHTVQRGVKLLPGVKNIVAVASGKGGVGKSTTAVNLALALASEGASVGILDADIYGPSLPTMLGIEGRPESPDEKSMNPMTGHGVQANSIGFLIEADNPMVWRGPMATSALEQLLRQTNWHELDYLIVDMPPGTGDIQLTLAQRVPVTGAVIVTTPQDIALLDAKKGLKMFEKVGIPILGIVENMGLHICSNCGHEEHIFGAGGGERMGKEYGVDVLGSLPLDITIREQADSGNPTVVADPNGRIAEIYRTIARKIAVHIAERARDMSSKFPNIVVQNT
- a CDS encoding translocation/assembly module TamB domain-containing protein, whose translation is MTTDVTDPPSAQPAGPTPPEPPDGQPPPDTPPPKRRWGWLLLKAVAGTLTMLVLLAALALGLLYGALTTERGTAYAWHAAVNLLGGRLAGTLDGGTLARGVQLRDVRWRSLDGSGTDIRIDSVAGSWALAREPWRFTIDYLHVGTIEARIGPSSSSSEPLKLPQDLQLPMQLEIRDVQVERLLLHQGASTTELSRFAFHGRSDGRHHEAAVDRLDTPFGALTAAAKLDGVRPFPLTGEVGYSGKVNDEAVQVAGHLSGTLEQLVAELDASSMKLAGHARVEAAPFAPVPLQRATLSFDHVNPQAFAPGAPLADLAVRAELQPVEQGAAAPGATSAAEPSAASHPHHGFGAHHEPAKPAAGFAVAGHVSIVNAKPGAIDQKLLPLIDANADVRLDARAQSVSNLNVRLVRNATLTGGGTLSGRHGQFDLKVARLDLNALQATVRPTQLSGPIGVRLNDDIQTLTLDLADPAAALRAQGKITFDPARISFNDVRVTSGRGRIDLSGALKHDANSTYSLKAQLTDFDPLSLTSQMPARAPATPSGAPAASGAQRAKPAAAPARRIEARVTATLAAAGVLAPVFTTRAEFTLGPSVYDDLPLTGGGTIQLAGSRILPSHANLSVAGNQVNLQGSFGAAGDRLRFGIDAPQLDRLGFGLAGAVEADGDVTGSFAHPNVTLNYKADSVVFASNRIGHAQGHAELRDGANGALAFTTDARDVSAGGVDLSTLSARLSGTRAHHTLEAAATGKLQDRPLDLTLAANGKLTDTRDGTRWDGTVTRLQNRGTPALNLESPLALSAGPGHLTLGATRLTIEGSVLTLKSFAFDRGRIQSAGSLTDVSLAHLQELRRQITGESPVVRTDLVFDGDWDFSLGATASGHIELRRRSGDVTVEIGRGLASMGIGAIRARAEFSGGNRLDATVHAQASRVGVIDADAHTLLVMRDGMLSVDPQSALSGNVNANVPSLRTTGGLLGPSYLLDGHLALKLALGGTVAKPNVTGSLTGDDLSATVVSQGVQLKDGVVRIALSQNMVDLQQVEFHGASGTLRATGRVRLDSSEPDLTASIVADKLDVFASPDRHLSLSGSANITNGGVERGPEINGRFVVDSALFDMPEQAAPSLGDDVVIIRPDGTRSGGRPRPTEGEQRPASPFAPRANIEIDLGNNFRFRGQGADLGLAGTITATSAPNTPLRAVGNVRVTPGSTYTAFGRKLAIENGFFTFNGPVTNPGINILAMRRNQQIEAGVQVTGTLQAPVARLVSEPSAPDNEKLSWLLFGHGTDQGNNLGQQSTMTTALALLGSATGKRIAQTVGLDEFSIGRSDVGLTDPQVVMVSKAINEWLVIGYEQGLQSASNAIKATINLSRYWSLVVYGGTFYGADVLYTRRFDRIAW
- the metG gene encoding methionine--tRNA ligase; this encodes MSAPATDLPAGAPSGRRQILVTSALPYANGQIHIGHLVEYIQTDIWVRALRMHGHEVYYVGADDTHGTPVMLRAEKEGLTPKQLIDRVWLEHKRDFDSFGISFDNYYSTDSDENRVLSENVYLALKEAGLIDAREIEQAYDPVKEMFLPDRFIKGECPKCGAKDQYGDSCEVCGSTYLPTELVNPYSVVSGATPIRKTSTHYFFRLSDPRCENFLRAWVGGLAQPEATNKMREWLGDAGEARLADWDISRDAPYFGFEIPGAPGKYFYVWLDAPVGYYASFKNLAEKRGLDFDAWVRKGSTTEQYHFIGKDILYFHTLFWPAMLEFSGHRTPTNVFAHGFLTVDGAKMSKSRGTFITAQSVIDTGLNPEWLRYYFAAKLNSTMEDLDLNLDDFQARVNSDLVGKYVNIASRAAGFLIKRFDGRVQDSAMHHPLLGTLRAAIPQIAAHYEAREYSRALRQTMELADSVNAYVDSAKPWDQAKDPANAVALHETCSVSIEAFRLLSLALKPVLPKLAEAVEAFLGIEPLVWADATVPLSSARPINAYKHLMTRVDPKQIEALLAANRDSLQATPEAAAADAKGAAKATAKAHAKAAAAAEKDDTSGIISIDDFAKVDLRIAKIVDCKAVEGSDKLLQLTLDVGEETTRNVFSGIKSAYQPEQLIGKLTVMVANLAPRKMKFGMSEGMVLAASAADEKAEPGLYVLEPHSGAKPGMRVK
- a CDS encoding OmpA family protein: MNAKIMTRIAVFTVAGSLVAGCATQQGTNTAVGTGVGAGTGAAIGAIFGGGKGAAIGAATGAVVGGVTGYNWDNIRNRMSGATKGTGTQITEQPDGSLKMNIPSSVTFDTSSYAIKPSFAPVLDQLAQTLQQNPEVVVSVVGHTDSTGSLQYNQTLSVNRAESVTGYLTQRGIAPQRLSATGMGPNQPIADNNTEAGRAANRRVEIYLRATAQHATQ
- a CDS encoding superoxide dismutase family protein produces the protein MGKRIDGHVVHAFIVLTAGCVLLSGCGIFLRPQEKRADAQLLPTVGNQVHGLVTFIERSDGVQVTYNLTGLPPNSDHALQVHERGDCNAADGSSAGPVFSPAAERLKAGARVEGDLGNIHADANGVATGFIVAPDVSLDGIRSVLQRAVLLHRDATDPYAYPQHGAGTAIACGVIRQQ
- a CDS encoding arginine/lysine/ornithine decarboxylase, with protein sequence MKFRFPVVIIDEDFRSENISGSGIRALAEAIEKEGAEVLGLTSYGDLTSFAQQSSRASCFILSIDDDELLPYVENVVVEGETPELAAAIVALRAFVTEVRRRNADIPIFLYGETRTSRHLPNDILRELHGFIHMFEDTPEFVARHIIREAKVYLDSLAPPFFKELVQYAEEGSYSWHCPGHSGGVAFLKSPLGQMFHQFFGENMLRADVCNAVDELGQLLDHTGPVAASERNAARIFSADHVFFVTNGTSTSNKIVWHGTVAPGDIVLVDRNCHKSILHAITMTGAIPVFLTPTRNNFGIIGPIPRSEFEPENIRKKIEANPFAREALAKNPSLKPRILTITQSTYDGVIYNVEMIKEMLGEWLDTLHFDEAWLPHAEFHEFYQDMHAIGAGRPRIGAMVYATHSTHKLLAGISQASQIVVQDSKNSRFDKHRFNEAYLMHTSTSPQYAIIASCDVAAAMMEAPGGTALVEESIAEALDFRRAMTKVDTEYGDDWFFKVWGPDQFAEEGIGSREDWMLRPDDAWHGFGPLAEGFNMLDPIKATIVTPGLDMDGGFGETGIPAAIVTKYLAEHGIIVEKTGLYSFFIMFTIGITKGRWNSMVTELQQFKDDYDNNQPLWRVLPEFVQHHPMYERVGLRDLCQQIHSVYRANDIARLTTEMYLSSMEPAMKPSDAFAKLAHREIDRVPIDELEGRVTSILLTPYPPGIPLLIPGERFNKTIVNYLRFAREFNERFPGFHTDIHGLVGEMVNGRIEYFVDCVRI
- the dcd gene encoding dCTP deaminase; translated protein: MTIKSDKWIRRMAESHKMIEPFAPDQVRVSEDGRKIVSFGTSSYGYDIRCADEFKIFTNINSTIVDPKNFDEKSFVDFKGDVCIIPPNSFALARTVEYFRIPRSVLTVCLGKSTYARCGIIVNVTPFEPEWEGHVTLEFSNTTPLPAKIYANEGVAQVLFFESDEICETSYADRGGKYQGQHGVTLPKT